In Diadema setosum chromosome 2, eeDiaSeto1, whole genome shotgun sequence, the DNA window TGCATGTATTCTACATTCTAGACTGCTTTATGCATTcacactacatgtacacatgtacagtgtatacatcaAGCATGATCCGAAGGACCTGTCCATCAGAGATTTTAATGCACATTTTATTGCCCAGATTCTTGGAGTTGCACAATCACACTGCATCAATCCCTCCACTCTGGGTGGTATTGCTGACCTGTGTGCAGGTACttgtagtacattgtacatatattgGTAATGAATCATACGATGCATGTATTCTACATTCTAGACTGCTTTATGCATTcacactacatgtacacatgtacagtgtatacatcaAGCATGATCCGAAGGACCTGTCCATCAGAGATTTTAATGCACATTTTATTGCCCAGATTCTTGGAGTTGCACAATCACACTGCATCAATCCCTCCACTCTGGGTGGTATTGCTGACCTGTGTGCAGGTTGAGACCTTTCTAAAGTCCTGTAGCATGAAGTGTGTACACGCAGTGGACTTTCGTTTCTCAAGAGGATGTACAACCGAGTACATAGCAGGCATCACTCtttttattacatgtacaatgaacaTCACTGATtttctgacacacacacacacacacacaaaagaaggggaaaataaTAAACACCACATCAAACATGACATTAACTTGCATCCCTTGAGAAGTCCATacaaattacatgtacagtatttacattatacagtgtacatgtatttgaaaaaaagactGTAGAGTGCCAGTTGAATtcattttactgtaaaacatgatatattcgcggcatgaaattttcgcgaattgccactggcattcaatgcatatagtgtagacaaaaactttttgtttgcaatttGATTTCGCGAATCTGGGCActcaaattaaaatgcatacaaacattcctcattttacactTACAGTATTCTTCAAAAAATATGGCTATAAATGAAATTATGGTGGACTCCCGTattaacaaagtccttgggactggcagatttcttttgttatataaccgaacaaataaacaataaaaacaaatagagCTGATAATTTTGCGACCTTGATTTTGATTTCGTAGTATTAAAAAACGAAATTTCATTGAaactgtgttcattataatgggagtgcactgtataaaaATTCTGAACAAATCTCTTGGCATTTGGAACATTGAACAAGGAATATCATCTTGACATGGATATCAAAAGTGAGCTCTCTTTCATGTATACCTCaagaaatatttacaaaagCCTTATTGACAAGGTGACACTTATACACATGGTACACActttgcatatcattttaaaatgagaacTTTTAAAAGCAGTCCTGGAGCAATAGCTGTGAATATTTCTACTTACATTTCGTAGCTCACTCTTCAGCCTCAATCCAaacaatatacacacataattatggAATGTTACTTTGTCTATCAAACACATAacataattttgggacctgacaGCTGATACAGGACATTTGTGCAAAGTTTAATGATGGCAAGCCCCTTTTGCAAGCACACATACAGTAGATGAccataagcatttttttttcccattttcatccctctcccttaaagcgcatagagacactATGGTAGTGATATGCACTATATAAGCACTGTATTATCAATATATTAAGCATCAGAACAAGGATGCTgacttatacatgtactactttgTTAGGCACGCAATGTGGGTGTGTTGCATTAAGTCTATAAAGGAGAACTTGGCAAATGTTTATGAtggacatcatcatcattaaacaCTCTCCATGATACTCTCCATGATACTTACCTGAGTTTAATGTATTTCATATGATAGCAGCCTATTACACTCTGAACATGAATTGGCACTGAGTGCAGACAAGAGGTGTGCACGGCCCTTATAATTGACACAAATACTACTgcacatgaaagtgtagcatgCCACGGCTTCTTACATAATTTTGAACCAACATGTACAGTGAGTGTGTAATGCAGACACCAGCCTACACTTCACTGTCTAAAGATACAAAAAGGTCTTTTTGTATTCCACTGAGAAATTTAACAGCGAATGAAATGTGaccacccagctcaaaaccAAAAATGTTGCAGATTAGGATTCTCTCCAATGCACCAAAATATGCCATATGGGTTGCTCGACTCAAATTGTCTCACCTGgagcatataaaaaaaaaaaatcatttcttttcaatttgGTCCAATTTGaacaatgtatatcatatcaaagCCTAGAGCTTGCTCTTTAAAATAAAAGGGaatgcaaacccaaagagcaatgtcgattgagtgaaagcagcaacattagtagaacacatcagttaaagtttgaagaaaatcagacaatcgatgcaaaagttacaaatttttaaagtttttgtgttggaaccactggattaGGAGACTTCTAGAGGTGATGACGTATTCATGAGTGGACaacaaaataaggaaaatataaagaaaattctacaaaaattctttttttcatgaaaattacaaattccatcaacttgattctgacatatgttatgggtagcaattattccccctgctttctgaaagcagttagtcagGTGCTCTTTCATAACGCtaaaaaagttaatttttgtttaattttctttatattttctttgcattgttgtccactcatacgtcataacctctagtagtctcctcacccagcagttctaacaccaaaactttaaaaattcataacttttacatcgattgttccattttcctcaaactttcactgatgtgttctactaatggtgctgctttcactcaatccacattgctctttgggtttgcgttccatTTAATGTCTaaagtgaaaattcattttggcctactttttgtgggttatGAGCTGAGTGGTCATAGATATAATTTCTGTGCAGTCAAAGTCTGGTTTAgacaaaaatacacatgaatATAAACTTAACCATCATGTGTGACATAATagaaaagtggacattttcacacctggccaggtaagatgaattttacatgtttATTATTTCGCAGAatcaatgatatgatatatcatatatcattacatacaagtagaaaaaaatcaaagaaattaaTGACATCTACATGATTGCTAaacaaaactgttgaaaatttcTCATGCAATTGAGTACAAATTCTTGTGGGAAGAAATCAATGCTACATACACGATTGTTTAACATGAACTTTcacaaaaaaatcattctttttgtAACCATTAAAGCATGCATTTAAATTTATAGGTAACATTACCTGTGATGATTACACAGCTTTTGCTGCAAATGTTACAGAGCACCATTTACACAGGAAGCACCACTGGAGATCTCACACAGAATAGCACACACGTGATGACAGCCTTGCTTTTATAAAGTAGAAAATTCTCATACACAAGCAATCTTATTGTAGCAATTATTTTTAAGTTTCTTAAAGTAGCATAATTGTGGTCTTCGATGCACAGTAAATATGCCATGACAGtgaacatacacaaacaaatcatTAGCATTTCAGAAGCAGTATCCATCAGCACGAAATGGACAGTGTTGCAAAGTTATAATCCCTACATGGTTCTCCCCTCATAAAGGAACATCTTTTTCAAATTGAGCTAAGTCAATTTTCTCTCCTTTAGAAGCTCATAAAACTTACAATTTCTCAAGACCTTGGGCACTTTGATCTGCATGGTGGATACGTGGGATTGGTCAGCGATGAATGACCGAAGGTCACCAAAGGCATTCTGACCAACCAGCACCAGGTCAAGAGGGGAAATGCTGCCATCAGCACGAAGGTTGTCAAAGCGACTATCCAGACATCGGAGGATGGCATCTAGCTCTACTGTCATCTCAGGTAAAAGCTGGCAGAGGTCATTTGAATCGAGAGCAAGAAAATAGTTAAGTCACATCTTCTCTACTGGATTGGCTGGTAATAAGGCTACACTATTTTTATCAGAAGTACACAGTGAATTAGAGGTGTGGACTACGCGCCACCACAACAAAATCATGGTCTCTTCAACCCAGTGGATCACCTGCTTAGCCAACATGCATAATCATGTATTAGGATTATACATTGTGCAAATGAGCAATGCTGTAACATctaatgaatcaatcaatctttAGCAACAATGCTATGATCCGCAAACAAGTGGCAACTTATTTTTAATCATCAGCTCCTTACTGCTGCTGTTTTCACATAGACTACAACACAAAGTATAGTGTGAACAGGTAGTGTGCACAGCCATAGCCGCAATTGCAATAATGATAACCTGCCCTGCATGCATTCCAAAATAATGCTGTGTCATGCAATAAATCAGCCTGAATAGCAAACCACTGAAAACAGGAAACAGGAGATGGTTACTGAACACTGACACTTGGTTGGTTGTTTTCTTACGAGGTCTGATGTAATAAATCATGTATACAGCAAGACATAGAATACTGGTATCAAACACAACACAGTTCAAGGGAAAGCAGCTGCAAGGAAGCCATTACCCGATATTTCAGTTCTTAAGGAAACCCAATACATCTATGTTAACCACACATATTGCATCATTAAGGATTGTCATACTGTGATGAATTGTGTACCTCTTAAAGCACAACATTAAGTATCATTGAAAGTTACATATTTCCTGTAATcaagaaatagataaaacaaCGATCACTATTTTTGCAACAGATACATATGACACTAGTTGCGGAAATAATTATTGGGAAACAGATATCATATCAGACTTGAGACTCCTTCATCATGTTATCATTTTATTACCAAAATTACATAACAAGAATCAATCCTCACTGTACTGAAAGAAAAGAGGATCATGTCATTGCTTTAGAGGAAGAAACTGTGTAAAAGGTGTTTTTCAATTTaatgttttgtaatattttgttgttttttatcacaATTGAAATGCATACTCTGtaccaacaaaacaaagatcTAATAATTTTGTATAAAAGATCAAGTTACTACTTTGCTACTCAATGTTTGTTGTGTACTCGATCAATAACTTGAACATTCAACAACTATGACTCACCTGCTTCAAGTTTACATCTTCAGTCTCTACCCTATGTTGCAGCTCATCAAATTCTGCTATCACAGTGTAATAACCCTTGCTACCTCCTGTTTTCAAACCTAGGTGGAAGAGAAACAATGCAAATAATCAATACACTGCATCTACACATTTGTGATAAATTAAAGGCAAAATTAAGATTTATCTACATACAGCACTACAAAATAATTTGCTCTGGTAGAATACAAAGGAGAAATATGAAGTCAAATTTGAATTGTTGCATTTCAGATCTAAGCAGAAGGTGGGGGTGTTTAGATTAATTACTATCATTACCCTCACTGTTAAAACAAACTCAGCTCATGGTGAGCATCCATGTGCAATCAAATGGTTGCATGTTTGGGATCATGTTTAACAATGTGGAGAGATCTCATTTTCAAATCTCATTATGCCTTCACTCAAATCAATTCCCTTCTAAATTCTAGTTTGGTGACTGTAGAGCGTTTGCAACATCAGGGGGTCCACTGCACATTGCTGTTTGACTTGTACTGAACACATGATTTCCTCACGGGCATATAGCAAGAACACTATGATAAAACAGCccaattgcaactgattgacaaattgccctacatcaatgtaaatgtacgtcgatgcagggcaatttgtcaaacagttgcaatgaaaacatctcgacggaagaatttcatgaatttgaaaacagcCCTAATACTAGCAtattaaaatgtattttctctcaTCATCCCTATAAAAACAGATAAAGCATAGCTTACACAGTGTATTTCAAAGTATAGCACCATGCATCAAATACTGCATATGCACTCCCCAAATGGGGATCTGCCTTATGGGTAACACATCAAAGTTTAAcacaatatgaaattaaagacaaTAAAGAATCTGTAAATCTGTGTCTTGACAGATAGCCATCCAGAATGTAAGACAAGGAAAACACAATTAATCATTCAAACATACCAAAGACTATATCAAATGTGTGTAGTACTTTCTAATTAATTATGACAACTCTAATGTACATTTCAAGGGCCAGCTACCTCCCCCCAACCCCATCACGTCCCTAGCCCCTCATACACATGCATCTGCACATTTTGTATGAAGAAAGTTTATTATAGATTTCTTCCAGAGTTGTCACGCTTATGCTTTGCTTTTTGTGTCAACCCCTGTCAAAACATTCCATTAAAATATGATTTACGTTGCCCATTGATAATTAGCCTGTATTGTATTTTACTGATTTGTATCACTAATGGTATCACAAACTCAAAATGCACCCCTAGTTTCATCATGTTTCgaacatttattttctttttaaacttttgTTCCTGAAAAAATTGCAGAAgccaataaatgaaaaatgaaaatgaaaatcatctTTCAAACTCACTGTCATCTTCTGCACCAAGACTGCATCCCTGAGTTGTGTAATCTACCAGCAGCATCCTCCTTTGGGTAGCCAGTATGTGGAGAGCTTCCTTGATCAGAGTCTCTGGAGTTTGTTCACCTGACACATCCAGTACATCAGCTACCCTGCATAATAAACAGGCACAGTCTGATTTTGTTTagttgattttctgacttatttCACAGGGTCTCCACCATTTTATGAAGTGATAACTGATTACAGCTCTTGATAAAAGCTCTGAACTATGACTTTAGGGCTAGGTTATGAACAAAATAACAAGTTGAATTAAGAATTGAGTGacattatcccccccccccccattcttcaATAAacatggggtgggggaggggaggggaggagccaagttgttgttcttcttttttttatactttctttctttctacctGTTCTGTCGAGCCAAGGCCTGAATGATTCAGGGAAGGGTCTCTTCGGacaaatgaaatcatgtgcgtgtgtttgcgtgtgtgtatgtgtgggtgggtgggggagggggttgctACAAATATCCTATGACCTTTCTTCCCTTTTCCCACTGCATATGGATTGGAGTGCCATGCAACCATTTTCAACTGGAGGTGCACTTTGGCTCTTTAAAAGTTTTTTTCGTGGCCCAGTTCAACtgaatataaacatataaatattttgcCTTCTTTTTTGGGCCAACATTGTGACCCATTTGAGGGAGCTTTGCAGTTCACTAGATGAGAAATGCAGTTTTAGAGAAGCTTTCCCTTTtctcctgcttttttttttctttttatatgacACTCAGCACAAACGCTGATTTCCCATGTTTCACAAACTACCATGCAAAGAGCTTTCCTATGTTAataatttgtgttgttttaaaTAGAAAAGAAGACAGAAATAAAATGGGACCTCATCAAAAAATTATTTACCCCGAATTCAATGATTTACCAGTCAAGACAATAATGAATTAAGTAATACATCACCAACCTGTATTGATATTCTATGATGGGTGCTGTGTTGTAGAAGCCGGTCACCTTCACTACATCTCCCATACGGTACCGATACAGGCCATCCATCGTAGTGACTACTATTTCATACAGGGCTCCTTCACTCACCTCCTCTGCAAGAAGTGTGGTTGGCTGATCTCCCTGGCTATAAAGGCATTTAAACATAAAGATCTTTCTGTTATATTACTTTATCAGCATTTTTGTGAGGatttaattttcacgaatttcatgAATAACGATTGAATTGCAAATTaatcaacatgcaaaaatgttgccatgcgCTGGGGTAATAGTGCATTTTCGATAGTGTCGGTGCTGAtgcatgaaaacaacatctcacaaaaatgtcccTGACCTCCctatttgcgaaaatatctgtatatgaaaataaaagcttAAAGAGCAACAGAAGGTAATTCCTCCAACATGTGACAAAAAAATTTCTCACCCCTATAGCCAAAATGGAAAAACTTATCATTTGCATATGAAGAACTGTGGTACACTGCACATTCACTGCTTTCTCCTACACTCATATATGCATTTTAAGGGACAAGTACACCTTCATccacatgtggattgagtgagtgCAACaattttagtagaacacatcagtgaaagtttgacgaaaatccgaCGATGagtaaaaagttatgaatttttaaagtatctgcacaatcactgctggatgaggagactactacagtgtatgatgtcacatgcatagaacgatataataaggaaaataaaaagagaatatcacaaaactttactttttgaattaagtgcacatttcttcgacttgtcactgacgtatgttaagggtaatattattccccttgcctcctgaaagagagaagtcgagtgttcttttgttacgtgagaaaagggaaaagtgaaaatatgttgaattttctttatactttctttatatcattgtacacatgtgacatcacaagctaaagtagtcttctcatccagccgtgactgagcagaaactttaaaaattcataacttttgaacggatagtctgattttcctcaaactctcagtgatgtgttctactaatattgctgcattcactcgacCCACATGTCTGTgacggtgaacttgtcctttaaaaataCACCATGTAGCGGTTTGCTGGTAACAACTGGTAGGAAGTTTGTTTCTACAAACAGGAAACAGCTGTCTCATGTGATCTTCACAAGAGAATATAAGGAAGGGACTATCTTGGCCAAGCACAGCTACCTCACCAGTACTTCAAGCACCGTGCACAAAATGACTCTCTGCcgtcttaacaaaaaaaaaaaaaaaaaaagattcatatataatattctacgaaGACTGCTAAATTCTGACAAAGTagaagagaaaatgaaggagAGGATGAttagacaaaagaaaaagaagaaaaaaacaagaatcaTTTATTACCAACATTTTTCTTTGTGATCCAATCTGACTTGAGGCCCTGAAACATCCtgcatataatttttttttctttggaaacACATGTATTCAGTCCCAATTAGAAGGCATTACAGGTACAAAAGtgtacattttcttcttccttttttttttttttttttttgggcggggggggggggggggggttggggggtttGGAGTTAAAAAGCATACTGTGTCTCACATCTCCTTGATTTATATTATAATGACAAAGAAACATGATGTGTCAATATGTAGACAGAGAGAATGAGCAGgtgaagaagagagagagagaaaaaaaaagagaagaagaatatgaaaaagaagTCCTTCACCAGTACCCAGGAGCCACACAGGAGCTTGAAAGCCATCAACTCACCTCTCCTCAATAGGTATGAACTCGTAGAAGATGTCCCCTGGGAAGGTGATGTACTCTGTTCGCTCCCCTTTACCATGAAGGACGCCCAAGAGACCCTCCGTAGAGTTATATATCATGGACACAATGGGTAGGCCTGCATATAAATGAGGAGGAGGGAATAATTACAGGATTCAGCATCATCCTACCTTAAAATCTTTCATTTCTCAGATGCTATGAAAAGTCATCATATTCACATAATTATCAAATCCTCTCTGCAGTTAGTCTGTTgagaaaatacaacattttaagtGCGAAAGTAAGCCCTCATTGTAAATCATTCAAATAAAGTGGTACACGGTAGAAACGCTACTTGCATTTCTTAAAATGTTCATATGTTGCAAATGGTGATGGGCATTGGACAAATTATAACTGAGTAACTTCCATCGATATACAAAGGGGTTTCGTGcataatcttgaaaataaactCAGCTAAATGAATTGTAGGAATGAGtgatggtacaatgtacatcattctGCCAGCAGATGAGGCAACTATCACAGTGGAAGAACTCATTTccaagaaaaaggaaaaagaaaattgtctTGCCTTTGGTATACTTTGCTCTTAGAATGTCTGCATAGACGGTCATGGATCCCGACGTCACGCCCCACAGGCTGTTCATTCTAGGCCAGATGCGCCCCACGATGTTATCAAAGCCTTTCTGAAACTCCCTTTCTAACTCATCTGCTCTCCTGGGATCAGGAAGCAGCTCCTTCTCCAAGGTAGCCTTGACGTCATCCGCAAGACCGATGTGGTCACTGATGCGACCCCCTCGAACGTCCGTTACCAGGTGGGGCCAACTCTCTTCCAGGGTCTTGAAAGCATAGTACAGTGTGGAAGCAAATATGGC includes these proteins:
- the LOC140238963 gene encoding uncharacterized protein; protein product: MNGQDQIRLVSGMCWAVFLSLIYQDWSNGWNYGDCTWLWLMMKGAVTVISVILGILTLHMSVIPACRFTPARILVIQYLFDNFMTAVGIYFSRLHEDQTRNCKTSQEKFLMTLLSQRAETAYGKDNNFGSLRSVAAFREHHPVTSYPHFASYMDRIAKGEENVVIPGMPLRMSLTSGTTGERKLVLQSKKRVMLFIFKFVPIGQRILRSYFIPNFSPLLKTCYLYTHTTPSHTSGGCVLGPTTMLNLPDILYRLQYSTPPAGMRLTNEQQAVYVHLLFALRDEDIQALFAIFASTLYYAFKTLEESWPHLVTDVRGGRISDHIGLADDVKATLEKELLPDPRRADELEREFQKGFDNIVGRIWPRMNSLWGVTSGSMTVYADILRAKYTKGLPIVSMIYNSTEGLLGVLHGKGERTEYITFPGDIFYEFIPIEESQGDQPTTLLAEEVSEGALYEIVVTTMDGLYRYRMGDVVKVTGFYNTAPIIEYQYRVADVLDVSGEQTPETLIKEALHILATQRRMLLVDYTTQGCSLGAEDDSLKTGGSKGYYTVIAEFDELQHRVETEDVNLKQLLPEMTVELDAILRCLDSRFDNLRADGSISPLDLVLVGQNAFGDLRSFIADQSHVSTMQIKVPKVLRNCKFYELLKERKLT